A window of Daphnia pulicaria isolate SC F1-1A chromosome 4, SC_F0-13Bv2, whole genome shotgun sequence genomic DNA:
GCGAATCATGTcattaaaatgagaaaagatgtttgttACCTTCATGATGACGGACTGGTTATAGTCGATTTTGGCTGGCTTTTGCAGCTGTGTagctgagctgagctgagcgacCAGCTGATGCTCTACAGCTCATCGACACGGCTGTTTTATACGTTGCCAATGTTTTGACGATTTTGATTGCGGCAAGGTGAGAATAATGGGATAACAAGAAAAGGACGAGCTGGGTTCAACAGAAATAATCGAGACAGAATAATCTGCTGGGAGAATCGGCCAAGGTGAGACAACAATCATGCATTAGGCGCGCTTAATGTCCGCGGAAATTTCGGACGAATCGACAAAACAGTATCGAAGAAAAATACAGTACCTATTAGCTTGATCACTTTGTCCATCATGACCGTGATGACAGGTGTAAATAAGATATTTAATGTCCATGACACGATTTACAATTCAGGTTAGATACTGTATTTTCTTATGAACTCTATGCATTTAATTGTAATGAAGTAGGGTATAGCCGATAGTCTTCCAAACTTACAATAGTTTGTCATTATACTTTGCCATTCAGATTTTCGTAATTAATGCGAAATAAATcatgattgaaatttgaaagatttttaataaataaaataaattttatttataccCGGCTATTATTTGTGTGTCTTGACAAACTACcatcaattcaaaaaattaagcggtttttggtttatttaatgattttctGAAAGACATTATGCAGTTAGTATACTGATATTTGATTGcactcattttattttaattctgtGCTACTACGGTTCAAAGAATTGACTGACGAAGAATTCATTCAACATGTGTATTTATAGACCATAAACCAAGTTTAACTTTccaaaatgatttcaaacgtgCTTCTTTGTCGGTATAGAGAACAGTAGGTAGATATAGCGGTGAGGAAAGAGAACAATCAAAGACAAATCAGTAGCGCAATTTCATCATGCAAAGCGAGAAGACATGTGGGCCGGATGAATGGAAGACGTCCACAGCTCTAAAGAATGGTTGTCGGCAAAAGGGAGACCAGCAAAACGTTAATGAATTGTATTGGGGTGTCCATCTCgtccaaattaaaatttcttcattCGCCAGTAATAAGGTTTGTAAGGACGGTAACGATCGTAACGATCTGGCGTACGAATGCGGATGCGCTCTTTATTGGTGATGTCTTCGATCAGCGGATCAAACCAACGTCCAGCTTCGCCTCTTTTGGAATAACGTGATCCTTTGTTTTCCATGGGGCTGTCGAAAAAGTAAGGGCTGGGTCTAGAAAAGAAACCCCCGTAACCAAATGGGAAACCCATTCCAAATGGCCGGCCTAAACCGGCTCTCATACGAATTCGGAAGAACGGGTCGGACATTAATTCATCCAAAGCTGTAATTCTACCCGGAGGAACAAATTTTGATGGAACACTTATGCGGAATCTCGCTGGATCGGCCGTTGACTCTTCGCCATCTTCCATTCCAACTCGAGGATCAAATCCTGGGAAAGACGGTCGAACGCGAATGCGGATTCTCACCGGATCGGCCATACGTTCCTCATCGTCGCTATTGCTGTCGTCTTCCATTTCCGGGCCGGATGATCTTGGAGAATCCTCATCATCAGCTACAGCAGAAGATCTTTCCTCAGTTTCGTCAAAGCCAAGTCCGAATCCACCGGAAAGACCCAGTCCACCGAGTCCAGCATATCCGCCAAGTCCAGCATACCCTCCAATTCCGGGAAATCCACCCATTTCACCAAGTCCACCCATTCCACGCATTCCGACACCAAACGGAGGGCGTCGAATGCGGATACGAACTCTCAAAGGATCAGCCATCCGCTCCAAGTCGTCGTCTTCCATTTCTTGGTCGTTCAAGGGCAAACCGAATTCTTCCTTGTCCATTTCATCCGCCATCGAGAATCCGTGCTGGAATCCatcgtcttcttcatcttcgacAGTCATATCAGCCGTGACATTCACCAACAGTCCAAGTCTGCACAAGGAGGCGAACAGAATTAAATGAGCCTAATTAATTGATTcagttgacgagaaaatcaaaattaataatcCTGAAATGAACACAATCAATCGATTAATCTCATACCTTCATGACGACAGACAAATCAGTCGCAATATGTTCCAACTCTGAAGCTATAGTTGGCTTGAACGCACCTCTCGGCCTACTGATTCAAATTGTTATGGGCGATCCGGATCTTTAATATACACCGACGAGCAAGGTCAAATCCCAAACTGATACATTAGATCGGGaacattcaaaaacaaatgcaGGACACCCAAGGTTAAACATCTGAGGAATAACAGAAGAAGTTTGTGATGGCAGCATCTGTTGATCTCTTCGCGGAAATCGCAGGTAAAGTATATGCACCTGGAACGGACACAAATAACGACTTCATTATTGGTTATGCAGAACTACTCAATGACATCTCACCTGTCCTCTTGAAAACAATATCGAGAATTGTCTGCAGCAATTGGTATAGTCAATAAACGGGATAATGTCTTTAGGGAACCATGGCCACAGACTTCACCATTATACGAATCGATGGCCGTGAGCAATAAATATGCGCAAATAGGTTAAAGGCTTACCTTTCAAAGAAATATTAATCCCCCCACCAATAACATTTCGTGCTAGCGAAtgaatactaaaaaaaaaagagttgcagAGTTGTGTTAATGAATTCTTGAAAAGCGTGTTCGCTATACTTTACAGAGTATACACCTGACCGATAGCGTATTTAAAAGCTCGGCCGTGTCTGGAAAAAGTCACAGAAGAACTCCTACTTTGACATTGGCAAGTTGGGTCCATCTTCCTCTTATTCATCGTTCACCATGGCAAAGGTAAAATCAAGTCCCAATCCATTGACTTAGTTAGTGTCATAGgtataatcattttttttttttatgcaaCAGGTCTGTTTCCTTTTGGCCGCCTTATGCGGATTGGCCTCACTGAGTGTGACGTTGGCGGAGCCAAGCAGCAGCCCCATGTATGGTGCTACCCCAGTCAAGTATCCAGCTCCTGCCACTTATCCAGCGGCTCCCGCTCCTGCCAAATACGAAACTCCAACCACCACTGCAAAGTACGAAGCTCCAGCTCCTGCCAAATATGAAGCTGCTCCCAAGTACGAGGAGAAGAAGGCAGAATATCCAATGAAGCCGGAATACAAGACCGAAGAGAAACCAATggaatacaaaaaagaaacttacccCATGAAGATGGAATCCGGCGGGAAAAAGTACAGGCGATCCATCGACGATGAGATGGAGGAGGAATCCGAAGAATCCCATTCCGAGCCGATCAAAGCTCCTTTCAAACTGTCCAAAACGGATGTCAAAGCCGTCCGAGATGCCGTCATCACAAAACTTCTGTCAGAGAGTGATCCCGGTTTTGGCAAGTCG
This region includes:
- the LOC124336354 gene encoding uncharacterized protein LOC124336354 — its product is MKAHLILFASLCRLGLLVNVTADMTVEDEEDDGFQHGFSMADEMDKEEFGLPLNDQEMEDDDLERMADPLRVRIRIRRPPFGVGMRGMGGLGEMGGFPGIGGYAGLGGYAGLGGLGLSGGFGLGFDETEERSSAVADDEDSPRSSGPEMEDDSNSDDEERMADPVRIRIRVRPSFPGFDPRVGMEDGEESTADPARFRISVPSKFVPPGRITALDELMSDPFFRIRMRAGLGRPFGMGFPFGYGGFFSRPSPYFFDSPMENKGSRYSKRGEAGRWFDPLIEDITNKERIRIRTPDRYDRYRPYKPYYWRMKKF